One genomic segment of Thalassospiraceae bacterium LMO-SO8 includes these proteins:
- a CDS encoding DmsC/YnfH family molybdoenzyme membrane anchor subunit, which translates to MHPAFSVIFFTVSSGAGYGLLALMGALGAAGLLPADRLFGLTAIILALAAVTAGLLSSTFHLGHPERAWRAFSQWRTSWLSREGVASVLTYGPAVALAAVWMWPDRFAVWGPAAGVASAVMALVTIYCTAMIYRSLATIHQWSNGWVVPSYLLLGLATGLVWLNALLALFGAESYLVAVASMWGLLAAAALKVFYWRFIDRTRHAATPESATGLGALGKVRYLEGPHTEQNYLLNEMGYRVARKHALKLRRIVLIGGYLAAICAVGVGLNIQGPGEGALALLGAALATAGTLVERWLFFAEARHVVTLYYGADRA; encoded by the coding sequence ATGCATCCGGCATTTTCGGTCATTTTCTTTACGGTTTCCTCCGGCGCGGGCTACGGCCTGCTGGCGCTTATGGGTGCTCTGGGCGCGGCGGGGCTGCTGCCCGCCGACCGCCTGTTCGGGCTGACCGCGATTATCCTGGCGCTGGCCGCCGTGACGGCGGGGTTACTGTCCTCGACCTTCCACCTGGGCCATCCGGAACGGGCGTGGCGCGCCTTCAGTCAATGGCGCACAAGCTGGCTGTCCCGCGAAGGTGTGGCCTCGGTCCTTACCTACGGTCCCGCGGTGGCTCTGGCCGCCGTCTGGATGTGGCCGGACCGCTTTGCTGTCTGGGGCCCCGCTGCGGGCGTCGCATCGGCGGTCATGGCGCTGGTCACCATCTATTGCACGGCGATGATCTACCGTTCGCTGGCCACCATTCACCAATGGTCCAACGGTTGGGTAGTCCCTTCGTATTTGCTGCTGGGGCTGGCCACGGGGCTGGTCTGGCTGAACGCGCTTCTGGCCCTGTTCGGCGCGGAAAGTTATCTGGTCGCGGTCGCCTCCATGTGGGGGCTGCTGGCGGCGGCGGCGCTCAAGGTTTTCTATTGGCGGTTCATCGACCGGACGCGCCATGCGGCAACGCCGGAAAGCGCCACGGGCCTGGGCGCCCTGGGCAAGGTCCGTTATCTGGAAGGCCCGCATACGGAACAGAACTACCTGCTCAATGAAATGGGCTACCGGGTCGCCCGCAAGCATGCCCTCAAGCTGCGCCGGATCGTCCTGATCGGCGGCTATCTGGCGGCGATCTGCGCCGTCGGCGTCGGGCTCAACATACAGGGGCCGGGCGAGGGCGCCCTGGCGCTTCTGGGGGCCGCGCTGGCGACGGCGGGCACGCTGGTCGAACGCTGGCTGTTCTTCGCCGAAGCGCGTCATGTGGTGACGCTCTATTACGGCGCCGACCGCGCCTGA
- a CDS encoding 4Fe-4S dicluster domain-containing protein, with the protein MTTLPAETQTKLGLVIDLDICVGCHACAVNCKEWNTGGHMAPLTDLKPYGAKQQGVWFNRIHSFETQRTDGKPNQTVHFPKSCLHCEDAACVTVCPTGASFKRSADGIVLVDETKCIGCKLCSWACPYGAREYDSDAGVMKKCTLCIDRIYNENIPQRERVPACVSTCPASARHFGDLGDPNSDVSKLVAARGGYDLMPEMGYKPTNKYLPPRPRRADAAPDGPTDLAAEPGPDNPILRWVDKVLSR; encoded by the coding sequence ATGACGACCCTTCCCGCCGAAACACAAACGAAGCTGGGCCTGGTCATCGACCTGGACATCTGCGTCGGCTGCCATGCCTGTGCCGTCAACTGCAAGGAATGGAACACGGGCGGCCATATGGCGCCGCTCACGGATCTCAAACCCTATGGTGCGAAACAGCAGGGCGTGTGGTTCAACCGCATCCATTCCTTCGAGACCCAGCGCACGGACGGCAAGCCGAACCAGACCGTGCATTTCCCGAAATCCTGCCTGCATTGCGAGGACGCGGCCTGCGTTACCGTCTGCCCGACGGGGGCCAGTTTCAAGCGCAGTGCCGACGGCATCGTGCTGGTCGACGAAACCAAGTGCATCGGCTGCAAGCTGTGTTCCTGGGCCTGCCCTTATGGCGCGCGTGAATACGATTCCGACGCCGGTGTGATGAAGAAATGCACGTTGTGCATCGACCGTATCTACAACGAAAACATTCCGCAACGCGAACGGGTGCCGGCTTGTGTTTCGACCTGCCCGGCCAGCGCGCGGCATTTCGGCGATCTGGGCGACCCCAATTCCGACGTGTCCAAGCTGGTCGCGGCCCGGGGCGGCTACGACCTGATGCCGGAAATGGGCTACAAGCCGACCAACAAGTACCTGCCGCCGCGGCCCCGCCGCGCCGATGCGGCGCCGGATGGTCCGACGGATCTGGCCGCCGAGCCCGGACCCGACAACCCCATCCTGCGCTGGGTCGACAAGGTCCTGTCCCGCTAA